From the Rhizomicrobium palustre genome, the window TTTCACCATCGGCGGGAATGAGGAGATGCTGATCGTATCCGTCCCGTTTCGCGAAGGCACGCAGGTCAGCTCGGCTGAGGATGCAGTGATTGACGGCTTCCATGTGGCTGGCGATCAGCATGGCGTTCGGCGCGGCACGATGCACGGCGAGCACATCGGCAGGCCCCATGATGATCGGATCGAGTCCGATCACCGTCGCCATGCCGGCGTTTAGTACAATCACGTCCGGAGAGTGATGGGCAATGGCGCGCTTGACCTCAGCGTTCCAGATCGTATCGCCGGCGACATAAAGAGTCTTGTGAGCAGGATGGCTCATGACGAAGCCGCTGACGGGGCCGAGGATCTGCGGCAGTGCCTTCAGGGCTGCGTCGGTACCATGCTGCCCGCCAGTACGGTTCAGACGCACGCCATGAAACTCGGTATTTTCGGTCAGCAATCGCACATCTGAGAAGCCCGCAGATCGGAGCTGGGCAGCGTCCTCGGCATTCTGCGCGAAGATCGGCAGCGACTTGTTCAGCTTGGCCTTCGCTGCCTCGTCCCAGTGATCGGGATGCAGGTGCGTCACGACGACGGCATCCACGTCGACGATCGAGGCGAGCGGTATGGGCAGCGGCACCAGCGGGTTGCGCCGCTGGCTGTTCGCCGTACCCTCGAAGCCAGGATAGGCGTCTTTGTCTCCCAGCAATGGGTCGACCAGGAAACGAACCCCGCCATAATCGATGCGCAAGGTCGCGTTACGCACCTGGGTCAGGCTCGCGCTTCGGGTAGAACGCTCAGTAATGGCACTGGCCGAGCCGTGCGCGACGAGTAGCGCCGAGCCAAGCAGCGCACCGCTACCCATGGCGATTGTCTGTCGGCGTGTCATTGATTTCGGCATGTGTGTAGCATCGACCATCTAACATTCTCCCTCAACTCCGATTGTTCTTCGGCGTTTCCGGGCGGGCGGCGCACGCGCCGCCGCCTAGAACTTTAGGTTAGTGGGTGTCGGCGGCCGCAGCCTCAATGAAGGCGGCGACTTCCTTGGGATGAGACAGCATCACGGCGTGGCTGCTGTGGATCTCGGTCAGTTTGGCCTTGGCGCGGGTCGCCATAAAGCGCTGGGTGGTCGGCGAGACCATGTGGTCCTGTGTCGTCAGCATCCAGTGGACCGGTTTGTCATTCCACGCCGCCTTGGTGAGCTTGGGCTGCACCGCACCGAGCCCCCAGGGAACTTGCCCCACCGCCATGAAGCCGGTGACCGAGATATCGACATCCTGGGCAAAAGCAGTTGGGAACTTGGCGGGATCGACAATGATGAACCCGTCGTCCGGCGGCAGCAGTGGCGGACCGGACTCGCCCGGCACCGGCCGGGTGGCGAGCTCGAACACCGATTCCCCGGCATCGGGCGCGAGCGCCGCGATATAAACGAGGCTCTTCACCTTGGGATCGGTGCCGGCTTCGGTGATGACCGCGCCGCCATAGCTGTGGCCGACCAGCAGGACCGGCTTGGTCGCCCTGGCGATCACCTGGCGCGTCGCCTCGACATCGCCATCGAGCGTAACGGTCGGGTTCTGGACGACTAACACCTCATAACCGTCGTGTGTCAGGATGTCGTAGACGGACTTCCATCCCGAGGCATCGACAAAGGCGCCGTGCACCAAGACGATCGAGACGGGCTTATCAGGGGTCTGAGCGGCGGCGGAAGCGATGGTAGCCATGGCGAGAAACACTCCTGTAATAAGATGTTTCATTGACGTCACTCCAGGTTGAACGGGTCGCACGCTTCCGGAACGGAGCGCGCATCACCAAGTTGGGATCTTGTTCGGTACGCTGTCAGGCGAGGCCGAGCTTGCGATCCAGCGCTGCGATAGGTGCCTTAGCAATCGGATGGTCTGAGCGTGGGTTCTGGCCGGTGATCAGTTCGCGATTTTCGATGACATAGGGCTCAAAGTCCGACCGGTTATCGATGCGCGCAGCATTCGAACCGATGACGACGACCTTTCCTTTGCTCATGACGTACTCCGTTGCGTTGATCTGCCGAAGCAGCAGCTCACGTCTAATACGCTCGCGTCCGGGGTCTCGGTCGTGAATTGCGGTTAGGTTGGGTTAAGAGAGAACATTGCCCCACAAGAGAGCCTGGTTGATGGTGCTAAAGATCAGTCGGCCCGCGATCGGACATTGCCCGAAATTGATCCCGCTTAACTCTCCGGACCTGCCGATTGGTGATAAAGTTGGTAGCGTATCCACAGCGACGAAGCCGCCGATCTGCTTGCTGAGAGGTTATCGGTGTTCGTCGCAGGAGCACGATGAGAATGCGAAAGCGCGCCTAACCGAGTTTTGCTGCGTTTAACCTTGCCAACGCAGCCTGCTGGTCTATGCCGCAGTCCGCCGAGAAGGTGCGTAACGAGGACCGTCTGTAACAGGAGAACGGACATGACCAGCAACGTGAAGACCGTGGGCATCTTGACGGCCCATCCAGGCAAAGAAGCCGAACTGCGCAGCCTGCTCGAAGGGTTGATCCGTTCCAGCCGGTTGGAACCGGGCAATTTGCGCTACGACCTCTGGGCCGATCCCTCCCAGCCAGGCGTCTTCGTGCTCGACGAACTCTATGTCGACGCGGAGGCGGCCGGCGCGCACCAGGCCTCTCCGCATTTTCAATACTATCGTGCGAACGTCGGTGCGCTGGCTGACCGCCAGGCCTTGAGCCTCCGAGCAGTCGTGGTTGCCTGAGGGAGAGAAGGAGATTCGAAACGATGAGCAGGAAGATTAGCCGACGGGCCGCCCTTCTGGGCGGAACGACATAGCTCGGGATGGGCTGTTCCCCGTCATGTTCTTCACGCGGGTGGCCAGTATGGTGTGTCCGGCGTGGCAAAACTGGTGGTGATGCCGTGTTGGTCTCGCATAACGATGTGCGAGCGGCCTGGGGCGTATAGAGCGATCACGCAAAGCTTCCTCTGCGATACTTCGCAGCGAGCTTTCAAGAAGCTGTCGACACGGCAATACATACGGTGAGATTTAGGTCTCGCCGTGCTCCAGCGTGACACCGCGTCCGATTTGAATGAAAATATCGGACATGCCGTCCGCTAGGAAATTGCTTCTGCTGGGGATGCTTGCCTCGCTCCTGCCGGACCTGGGTGGCGCATGTGCGGCAGATGCGCAACGTAGCCTTCAACAACTGCAGCACACTGCCTGGACTTCGAGAGACGGAGCCCCACCGGAAGTTTGGGCTCTCGCTCAGTCGAACGACGGTTATCTCTGGCTGGGTACGGGCGGCGGACTCTACCGGTTCGACGGAGCGAGCTTCGAGAAGTTCCGACCAGTCAAAGGCGAGAGCCTTCCTTCGCTCAACGTCAATTCCCTGCTCGCCACTCGCTCCGGTGATCTTTGGATCGGCTTTGCATCAGGTGCTTTGGCGAGACTCCGCGCGGGCCACCTGACCACGTTCGACTTAGGCCTGCCGCCGGTCCCCGTGCTGGAGCTATCTGAGGACCGCACAGGCGGGATCTGGGCGGCCCTAGGCGAGAATGACAGAGGCGGCGTCGCGCGCTTCCATCAGGGCAGATGGGAGATTTTCGGTCGTTCACGTGGGGTAGCCGCAGGCGCGGCAACCAGCGTCCTCGGGGCGGCCGACGGATCGGTCTGGATAGCGGCCGGCGGTGAACTCGAGGTGCTGCGTCCGGGCACAAATCGCTTTTCGCCCGTCACCGCCTCGGCTTCGGACAGACCAAAGCTGAAGCAGTCGCCTGATGGAGCGATATGGCTCACCACCGGCGCCCGCCCCGGTCTCCAGCGCATCGCGGCATCGCCTGCCCAAGCCGCGCCGACATGGATTGTGCCGCCGATGACGGCCGATCCTCGAGCAGAAAGCATCCTGTTCGATCGGCACGGCAATCTTTGGGGAACCTACGGGAGTGGCGGCGTCTTTCGTCTCGATGGCGTCGGCTTGGGAGATAGGGCGCTCATTGCCGATAGCGCGAAAGAGAAGTTCGGCGCGGAGCGCGGCCTTACGTCCAACCTCGCCAACCCTATCCTGGAAGATCGTGAAGGTAACGTGTGGGTAGGGACGAATCTTGGTCTCGACCAGTTTCGTGAGACGAGCGTGGTGGTGGCGACCGGGCTGCCTACGGATTCACGGAATGGTTTCCGGATCGCGCGAGGCCGCTCCGGCTCGATGTATGTGACTTCAAAGGACGCTCTCTTCAGAGTGGACCCAGAGCATGTCGCCCGGAAGCTGGTCCAACTTCCGCAGCGGCCATTGATCCTTCACACAGATGCATTGTTGCGGACCTGGATCGGCACAGACCGAACGCTGGGCATTCTATCAGGCGTAACCGTGCGGGACGTGCCGCTGCCATGGGCAAGGAGCAGACCGTTTGCCCTCCTTGAGGAAGCCCCGGGTCGAATCTGCGTCTCATCCGTGGAGGGGGCCTTTTGCCGGAAAGAGCGTGGATGGACGTCCGAACCACGCCTGGCGACCCCAGGAATTTTGCCAATGCAGATGCTCCGCGACGAGCTCGGGCGCGTATGGATCG encodes:
- a CDS encoding MBL fold metallo-hydrolase; the encoded protein is MVDATHMPKSMTRRQTIAMGSGALLGSALLVAHGSASAITERSTRSASLTQVRNATLRIDYGGVRFLVDPLLGDKDAYPGFEGTANSQRRNPLVPLPIPLASIVDVDAVVVTHLHPDHWDEAAKAKLNKSLPIFAQNAEDAAQLRSAGFSDVRLLTENTEFHGVRLNRTGGQHGTDAALKALPQILGPVSGFVMSHPAHKTLYVAGDTIWNAEVKRAIAHHSPDVIVLNAGMATVIGLDPIIMGPADVLAVHRAAPNAMLIASHMEAVNHCILSRADLRAFAKRDGYDQHLLIPADGETLAI
- a CDS encoding alpha/beta hydrolase; this translates as MATIASAAAQTPDKPVSIVLVHGAFVDASGWKSVYDILTHDGYEVLVVQNPTVTLDGDVEATRQVIARATKPVLLVGHSYGGAVITEAGTDPKVKSLVYIAALAPDAGESVFELATRPVPGESGPPLLPPDDGFIIVDPAKFPTAFAQDVDISVTGFMAVGQVPWGLGAVQPKLTKAAWNDKPVHWMLTTQDHMVSPTTQRFMATRAKAKLTEIHSSHAVMLSHPKEVAAFIEAAAADTH
- a CDS encoding putative quinol monooxygenase yields the protein MTSNVKTVGILTAHPGKEAELRSLLEGLIRSSRLEPGNLRYDLWADPSQPGVFVLDELYVDAEAAGAHQASPHFQYYRANVGALADRQALSLRAVVVA